In Candidatus Zixiibacteriota bacterium, a single window of DNA contains:
- a CDS encoding glycine--tRNA ligase, whose protein sequence is MAKNDNNKMEQLVSLCKRRGFVFPSSEIYGGLNSCWDYGPLGAELKRNIKTFWWEAMTNRRDDIEGLDAAILMHPEVWKTSGHVDEFTDPLVDCKTCKARFRADDLKNPDQCPACGNKTLTEARQFNLMFKTFMGPVDDEAAVVYLRPETAQGIYVNFLNVKNSSRQKIPFGIAQIGKAFRNEITPGNFIFRTREFEQMEMQYFVYPQEDIKWFEYWKEQRWNWYLELGINKDKIRWHEHGPGDLAHYAKCAFDIEYEFPFGWKELEGVHNRTDFDLSRHQEATNKKLLVVDDQRNEKYIPYIIETSAGCDRTLLTVLVDAYEEDPSRGEKSAVLKFSPKIAPIKAAVFPLVKKDGMPEIAEKIYHELKKKFKVFYDDSGSVGRRYARMDEAGTPFCITVDGQTTEDETVTIRDRDSMAQTRHKISELETYLAERIKV, encoded by the coding sequence ATGGCCAAAAACGATAACAATAAAATGGAACAACTGGTCTCGCTGTGCAAACGGCGCGGTTTTGTTTTCCCCTCCTCCGAAATCTACGGCGGTTTGAATTCATGCTGGGATTATGGCCCGCTGGGAGCCGAACTCAAACGCAATATCAAAACCTTCTGGTGGGAAGCGATGACTAATCGCCGCGATGATATCGAGGGACTCGATGCCGCTATCCTGATGCATCCCGAAGTCTGGAAAACATCGGGACATGTCGATGAATTCACCGATCCGCTGGTGGATTGCAAAACCTGTAAGGCTCGTTTTCGGGCCGATGACCTCAAAAACCCCGATCAGTGTCCGGCCTGCGGTAATAAAACCCTGACCGAGGCCCGGCAGTTTAACCTGATGTTCAAAACCTTTATGGGGCCGGTCGATGATGAGGCGGCGGTGGTATATCTCCGCCCCGAAACCGCCCAGGGAATCTATGTTAATTTCCTCAATGTCAAAAACTCCTCAAGGCAGAAAATTCCCTTCGGGATCGCCCAGATCGGCAAGGCCTTCCGCAACGAAATCACGCCCGGCAATTTTATTTTCCGAACCCGTGAATTCGAGCAGATGGAAATGCAGTATTTCGTCTATCCGCAGGAGGATATAAAATGGTTCGAGTACTGGAAAGAACAGCGATGGAACTGGTATCTGGAACTGGGGATTAACAAGGACAAAATCCGCTGGCACGAGCACGGCCCCGGCGATCTGGCCCACTACGCCAAATGTGCCTTCGACATCGAATACGAATTCCCCTTCGGCTGGAAAGAACTCGAGGGTGTCCACAACCGGACCGATTTCGATCTTTCTCGTCACCAGGAAGCGACCAACAAAAAACTGCTGGTGGTCGATGACCAGCGGAACGAAAAATATATTCCCTATATCATCGAAACCTCGGCCGGTTGCGACCGAACCCTGCTGACGGTGCTGGTCGATGCCTACGAGGAGGATCCCTCCCGCGGAGAAAAATCGGCCGTACTCAAATTCTCGCCCAAAATCGCGCCGATCAAGGCGGCTGTCTTCCCGCTGGTCAAAAAGGACGGTATGCCCGAAATCGCCGAAAAAATCTATCACGAACTTAAGAAAAAATTCAAGGTTTTCTATGATGATTCCGGTTCGGTCGGGCGGCGCTACGCCCGGATGGATGAGGCCGGGACACCTTTCTGTATCACGGTCGATGGGCAGACGACTGAGGATGAAACGGTAACTATCCGCGACCGCGATTCGATGGCCCAGACCCGCCACAAAATCAGCGAACTGGAGACCTATCTGGCGGAACGGATCAAGGTATAG
- a CDS encoding T9SS type A sorting domain-containing protein, which produces MKIRYLIMTVVLTMAMVSLSSAGTIFGDSVNYSAGNGAHTVAAGDIDGDTFVDLVNSAHFADSIYVSLNNGDGTFAAATAFASGDAPAGVCLVDLDGDTDRDLVIVNYNDNTITVRFNYGSGNFLAPANYATPSSPYAITYGDFDGDLDNDLAVVNYAADNISVFLNNGDGTFASQVGYATGEGPFSLISGDFDKDDDIDLAVTNNTSSSISILMNDGDGTFADDVIYAVGSGPREITSADFDGDTWPDIAVACDGAQAAYILINDGDGTFAAAVSYSAGEKASGICNGDFDGDDDIDIALGRWWADDIVVMLNAGDGTFGTPDPYSVIDNPARMVADDFDNDGYPDIAVTNYGGSALSVFINLTEFSLDVDDGANGSLSPNGFALRQNLPNPFNTSTRISYTVGSRSHISITIYNILGQVIRNLVDHERSAGTYTADWDGADSEGHAVGTGIYFYQIKSGDYAETRKMLLLK; this is translated from the coding sequence GTGAAAATTCGTTATCTGATTATGACCGTTGTCCTGACGATGGCAATGGTTTCATTATCATCGGCCGGGACGATTTTCGGCGACTCGGTCAATTATTCCGCCGGCAATGGCGCCCATACCGTGGCGGCCGGGGATATTGACGGCGATACGTTTGTCGATCTGGTCAATTCGGCCCATTTTGCCGACAGTATCTATGTGTCGCTTAATAACGGCGATGGGACATTTGCCGCGGCTACGGCTTTTGCTTCGGGTGACGCTCCGGCGGGAGTCTGTCTGGTCGATCTGGACGGCGACACCGACCGGGATCTGGTGATTGTCAATTATAACGATAACACCATTACGGTGCGGTTCAACTATGGCAGTGGTAATTTCCTTGCCCCGGCCAACTATGCCACCCCGTCATCGCCGTACGCCATCACTTACGGTGATTTCGATGGTGATCTGGACAATGATCTGGCGGTGGTTAATTACGCGGCCGACAATATCTCGGTCTTTTTGAATAACGGTGACGGCACCTTCGCCTCGCAGGTTGGCTATGCCACCGGTGAAGGGCCGTTTTCATTAATCAGCGGTGATTTCGATAAGGACGATGATATCGACCTGGCGGTGACCAACAACACCTCCTCCAGCATATCAATTTTGATGAATGACGGTGACGGGACTTTCGCCGATGATGTCATATATGCGGTCGGAAGCGGGCCGCGGGAAATCACCTCGGCCGATTTCGACGGCGATACCTGGCCGGATATCGCGGTGGCCTGTGATGGCGCGCAAGCGGCCTATATCCTGATAAACGACGGTGACGGGACCTTTGCCGCCGCCGTATCATACAGCGCCGGTGAAAAAGCTTCGGGAATCTGTAACGGTGATTTTGACGGCGACGATGATATTGATATCGCCCTGGGACGCTGGTGGGCCGATGATATCGTCGTCATGCTTAATGCCGGAGACGGCACGTTCGGCACGCCCGATCCTTACTCTGTGATCGACAATCCGGCCCGGATGGTTGCCGATGATTTCGACAATGACGGCTATCCCGATATCGCCGTGACCAATTACGGCGGCAGTGCCCTGTCGGTTTTTATCAATTTGACCGAATTTTCGCTGGATGTCGATGATGGCGCCAATGGTTCTCTTTCGCCCAATGGTTTTGCTCTCCGGCAGAATCTGCCCAATCCTTTCAACACCTCAACCAGGATAAGCTACACGGTCGGGTCACGGTCTCACATATCGATTACCATTTATAATATTCTTGGCCAGGTTATCAGGAATCTGGTTGATCATGAACGTTCGGCCGGGACATATACGGCTGATTGGGATGGAGCCGACAGTGAGGGTCATGCGGTCGGAACCGGGATCTATTTCTATCAGATCAAATCCGGCGACTATGCCGAAACGAGGAAGATGCTTCTGTTGAAATAA